A portion of the Vibrio coralliirubri genome contains these proteins:
- the topA gene encoding type I DNA topoisomerase yields the protein MGKSLVIVESPAKAKTINKYLGKDFVVKSSVGHVRDLPTAGQSTGQKAAAVSTKGMSPEDKARIKKEKDRKALIKKMGINPYKEWEANYQILPGKEKVVAELQKLAENADHVYLATDLDREGEAIAWHLREIIGGDETRYKRVVFNEITKNAIQQAFETPGELNIDGVNAQQARRFMDRVVGFMVSPLLWKKVARGLSAGRVQSVAVKLLVEREREINAFIPEEFWDVHADTKTAEKTDFRLQVAQKDGVAFKPENEAQTQAAVSVLEKAQYEVCKREDRPTKSKPSAPYITSTLQQAASTRLGYGVKKTMMLAQRLYEAGYITYMRTDSTNLSSEAVEAAREYIGSEYGAQYLPPKALVYGSKEGAQEAHEAIRPSSVDVKSEDLNGVDGDAHKLYSLIWNQFVACQMTPAQYDSTTVSVKADEYTLKAKGRILKFDGWTRVQRPMGKNEDTILPAVQIGDKLDLIALDPKQHFTKPPARFTEAALVKELEKRGIGRPSTYASIISTIQDRGYVKVEQRRFYAEKMGEIVTDRLDGSFNDLMNYDFTARMEQKLDQIAEGEASWKGVLDNFFEDFTGDLEKADLDEDAGGMKPNHIVETDIECPTCSRKMGIRTASTGVFLGCSGYALPPKERCKTTINLGDEEGIINVLEEDVETAALRAKKRCPICETAMDAYLIDDKRKMHVCGNNPNCEGYVVEHGEFKVKGYDGPLVECDKCGSDMVLKNGRFGKYMDCTSEDCKNTRKILKNGEVAPPKEDPVHFPELPCENSDAYFVLRDGASGLFMAASNFPKSRETRAPLVEELVRFKDRISPKFQYLASAPVADPDGKPTVVRFSRKTKENYVRTEVDGKPSGWTALYIDGKWEVTDKRKKPKEK from the coding sequence ATGGGTAAATCGCTCGTTATAGTGGAGTCGCCAGCCAAGGCTAAAACTATCAATAAATATCTTGGCAAAGACTTTGTCGTTAAGTCGAGTGTAGGTCACGTACGTGATTTACCAACGGCGGGTCAAAGTACTGGTCAAAAGGCTGCTGCAGTTTCAACCAAGGGTATGAGCCCAGAAGACAAAGCTCGTATCAAGAAAGAAAAAGATCGCAAAGCTCTTATTAAAAAGATGGGTATCAACCCATATAAAGAGTGGGAAGCGAATTACCAAATCCTACCTGGTAAAGAGAAAGTCGTCGCTGAATTGCAAAAACTGGCTGAGAACGCAGACCATGTTTATCTCGCAACCGATTTGGACCGCGAAGGAGAAGCTATCGCATGGCACCTTCGTGAGATCATCGGTGGCGATGAAACGCGATACAAGCGAGTGGTTTTTAACGAAATCACCAAGAATGCTATTCAACAAGCTTTCGAAACTCCAGGTGAGTTAAATATTGATGGCGTAAACGCACAACAAGCACGACGTTTTATGGACCGTGTTGTTGGCTTTATGGTATCACCTCTGCTTTGGAAAAAAGTAGCACGAGGCCTGTCCGCTGGCCGTGTTCAATCAGTAGCGGTAAAACTACTGGTAGAGCGTGAGCGCGAGATCAACGCCTTTATCCCTGAAGAGTTCTGGGATGTGCATGCTGATACTAAAACAGCAGAGAAAACCGACTTCAGACTGCAAGTAGCACAGAAAGACGGTGTTGCGTTTAAACCTGAAAACGAAGCGCAAACACAAGCTGCTGTTAGCGTTTTAGAAAAAGCGCAATACGAAGTATGTAAACGTGAAGACCGCCCAACAAAGAGTAAGCCGTCTGCGCCTTACATCACGTCGACGCTGCAACAAGCGGCGAGTACCCGTCTTGGTTATGGCGTAAAGAAAACCATGATGCTGGCTCAACGCCTGTATGAAGCGGGTTACATCACTTATATGCGTACTGACTCTACTAACTTGAGTTCAGAAGCTGTAGAAGCCGCTCGTGAATACATTGGTTCTGAGTATGGCGCGCAATACCTTCCACCTAAAGCACTTGTATACGGCAGCAAAGAGGGCGCTCAAGAGGCCCACGAAGCGATTCGTCCTTCAAGTGTAGATGTTAAGTCGGAAGACCTAAACGGCGTAGACGGAGACGCACACAAGCTTTACTCGCTAATTTGGAATCAATTCGTTGCGTGTCAAATGACACCAGCTCAATACGATTCAACGACAGTAAGCGTTAAAGCCGATGAGTACACGTTGAAAGCGAAAGGTCGTATCCTTAAATTTGATGGTTGGACTCGTGTTCAGCGTCCAATGGGTAAGAACGAAGATACTATCCTTCCAGCAGTACAGATCGGCGACAAGCTTGATCTGATCGCGTTAGACCCTAAGCAGCACTTCACTAAGCCACCGGCTCGTTTCACTGAAGCGGCGCTAGTTAAAGAGCTTGAGAAGCGTGGTATTGGTCGTCCTTCAACATACGCATCAATCATCTCGACGATTCAAGATCGTGGTTATGTAAAAGTTGAACAGCGTCGTTTCTATGCTGAGAAGATGGGTGAAATTGTTACTGACCGTCTAGACGGCAGCTTCAATGACCTAATGAACTACGACTTCACTGCTCGTATGGAGCAGAAGTTGGACCAAATCGCAGAAGGCGAAGCAAGCTGGAAAGGCGTGCTAGATAACTTCTTCGAAGACTTTACTGGCGATTTGGAAAAAGCGGATCTTGATGAAGACGCTGGTGGCATGAAGCCAAATCATATCGTGGAAACCGATATTGAGTGTCCGACTTGTAGCCGTAAAATGGGTATTCGTACTGCTTCGACAGGCGTATTTCTTGGTTGTTCTGGCTATGCACTTCCACCAAAAGAGCGTTGTAAGACAACAATCAACCTTGGTGATGAAGAAGGCATTATCAACGTGCTTGAAGAAGACGTTGAAACAGCAGCACTTCGAGCTAAAAAGCGTTGTCCTATTTGTGAAACGGCAATGGATGCTTATCTGATTGATGATAAGCGTAAGATGCACGTATGTGGTAACAACCCGAACTGTGAAGGTTATGTGGTTGAGCACGGCGAATTTAAAGTGAAAGGCTACGATGGTCCACTTGTTGAGTGTGACAAGTGTGGTTCTGACATGGTTCTGAAGAACGGTCGTTTTGGTAAATACATGGACTGTACGAGTGAAGATTGCAAGAACACTCGTAAGATTCTGAAAAATGGTGAAGTTGCGCCACCAAAAGAAGACCCGGTGCATTTCCCTGAACTTCCTTGTGAAAATTCAGACGCGTACTTTGTTCTTCGTGATGGTGCTTCTGGTCTATTTATGGCTGCGAGCAACTTCCCTAAATCACGTGAAACACGTGCACCATTAGTGGAAGAGTTGGTTCGTTTTAAAGACCGTATCTCACCTAAGTTCCAATACCTAGCATCAGCGCCAGTTGCTGACCCTGATGGTAAGCCGACAGTGGTTCGTTTTAGTCGTAAGACTAAAGAAAACTACGTTCGTACTGAAGTCGATGGAAAACCGTCCGGTTGGACTGCGTTGTACATCGACGGTAAGTGGGAAGTTACGGATAAGCGTAAAAAGCCGAAAGAGAAGTAA
- the glgC gene encoding glucose-1-phosphate adenylyltransferase, with product MAGVLGMILAGGEGSRLRPLTESRSKPSVPFGGSYRLIDFALNNFVNADLMKIYVLTQFKSQSLFHHMKKGWNISGITDRFIDPIPAQMRKGKRWYEGTADAIYQNMGFMELEEPDQVCIFGSDHIYKMDIKQMLDFHKEKKAALTVSALRMPLAEASEFGVIEVDADGRMIGFEEKPANPKSIPGDPESALVSMGNYVFEAKELFAELTEDADREGSTHDFGKDIIPNMFPRGDVFVYDFSTNRITGEKEEVYWRDVGTIDAYWQAHMDLLKKDAPFSLYNRKWPLHTYYPPLPPATFTDSANGRIQIIDSLVCSGSYVRGSRIEKSVLGFRSNIASACDISESILLGDVKVGEGCILRRVIIDKDADIAPGTQIGVNLTEDKKHYHVSDDGVVVISKGARVGY from the coding sequence ATGGCTGGTGTATTGGGAATGATTCTTGCTGGTGGTGAAGGCTCTCGCTTAAGACCTTTAACTGAATCTCGCAGCAAACCCTCGGTTCCTTTCGGTGGTAGTTACCGCTTAATTGATTTCGCTTTGAACAACTTCGTTAATGCTGATCTAATGAAGATCTACGTATTAACACAATTTAAGTCACAGTCACTGTTCCACCATATGAAAAAAGGCTGGAATATCAGTGGTATAACAGACCGTTTTATCGACCCAATTCCTGCGCAAATGCGTAAAGGAAAGCGTTGGTATGAAGGCACAGCAGATGCTATCTACCAAAACATGGGCTTTATGGAGTTGGAAGAACCTGATCAAGTATGTATTTTTGGTTCAGACCATATCTATAAGATGGACATCAAACAGATGCTTGATTTCCATAAAGAGAAGAAAGCGGCTCTAACAGTATCAGCATTGCGCATGCCGCTTGCTGAAGCATCAGAATTCGGTGTTATTGAGGTTGATGCTGACGGCCGTATGATTGGCTTTGAAGAGAAACCTGCAAATCCGAAGTCGATTCCGGGCGATCCAGAATCAGCGCTCGTTTCAATGGGCAACTACGTGTTCGAAGCGAAAGAGCTTTTTGCTGAACTAACGGAAGATGCTGATAGAGAAGGTTCGACACACGATTTCGGCAAAGACATTATTCCAAACATGTTCCCACGTGGTGACGTGTTTGTTTATGATTTCAGCACCAACCGTATTACTGGTGAGAAAGAAGAAGTTTACTGGCGCGATGTAGGTACGATTGACGCGTACTGGCAAGCGCACATGGACCTTCTTAAGAAAGATGCGCCATTCTCGCTATACAACCGTAAATGGCCTCTACACACTTATTACCCGCCACTACCACCAGCTACGTTTACTGATTCGGCAAATGGTCGAATTCAGATCATTGATAGCCTTGTGTGTAGCGGTAGTTATGTACGTGGTTCGCGTATTGAAAAGAGTGTACTGGGCTTCCGCAGCAATATCGCATCAGCGTGTGATATTAGCGAAAGTATCTTACTCGGTGATGTAAAAGTGGGTGAGGGTTGTATCTTGCGCCGCGTTATCATTGATAAAGATGCAGATATCGCACCGGGTACACAGATTGGTGTGAATCTGACAGAAGACAAAAAGCATTACCACGTATCTGACGATGGTGTTGTAGTGATTTCTAAAGGAGCACGAGTTGGTTACTAA
- the glgA gene encoding glycogen synthase GlgA: protein MVTKTLSVLFVASEVEGLIKSGGLADVAKALPKALQTLEQDVRVTIPAYRNIPNIDSAEVILSTELDHWPHTAYQVKKLSVEGVPVFGIECAKYFDRPEMYAENNQAYADNGERFSFFSAACLDMLPKLGFQPDIIHANDWHTGFVPFLLKSRYQQHDFFENTRSVISIHNAVFKGVFAYDELQFLPEMHSYHAPEASVSDTHVTMLRAGVMCADKVNAVSPTYAEELKTELGSHGMAAEFQHRSADLFGILNGCDYGAWNPETDAFLPRKYKATKHSMARGKSACKQKLQQDVGLPVADCAVYGMVCRLTNQKGVHYLLPIIEQFLKNDLQIVIVGTGDPVLASQLKELSALHSDKFSFVEAYNNELAHLVEAGSDFFLMPSEFEPCGLNQIYSMAYGTLPIVRSVGGLKDSVNDYDEDPEVATGFAFEEPTPQALLAVLHRSLLLYAQNPSEIKRVQLYAMQQDFSWEDAAKEYLAMYHSAF from the coding sequence TTGGTTACTAAGACTCTCTCGGTACTTTTTGTAGCGTCTGAAGTTGAAGGCTTGATTAAAAGTGGTGGCTTGGCTGATGTAGCCAAGGCACTGCCGAAAGCGTTGCAAACACTCGAACAGGACGTTCGAGTGACTATCCCCGCATATAGAAACATTCCAAACATTGATTCAGCAGAAGTTATTTTATCGACTGAACTCGATCATTGGCCTCATACGGCTTATCAAGTTAAAAAACTGAGTGTAGAAGGCGTTCCAGTTTTTGGTATTGAATGTGCCAAGTATTTCGACCGCCCGGAAATGTACGCAGAAAACAATCAAGCTTATGCTGATAACGGAGAGCGCTTCTCGTTCTTTAGTGCAGCCTGTCTTGATATGCTTCCTAAGCTTGGCTTCCAACCGGATATCATTCATGCAAATGACTGGCATACTGGTTTCGTACCTTTCTTGCTTAAATCGCGTTACCAACAACACGATTTCTTTGAAAATACGCGCAGTGTTATCTCGATTCACAATGCGGTTTTCAAAGGTGTGTTCGCATACGATGAACTTCAATTCCTGCCAGAGATGCACAGTTACCATGCGCCTGAAGCTTCAGTGAGTGACACTCATGTCACTATGCTAAGAGCTGGCGTGATGTGCGCGGATAAAGTGAACGCAGTAAGTCCTACCTATGCAGAAGAGTTGAAAACGGAATTAGGTAGCCACGGTATGGCTGCAGAATTCCAACACAGATCGGCTGATCTGTTCGGCATTTTGAATGGGTGTGATTACGGGGCTTGGAATCCGGAAACTGATGCTTTCCTACCTCGTAAATACAAAGCGACCAAGCACAGCATGGCTCGCGGAAAATCAGCTTGTAAGCAAAAACTGCAACAAGATGTAGGTTTACCCGTTGCCGACTGCGCGGTTTATGGCATGGTTTGTCGCTTGACGAATCAAAAAGGTGTTCATTACTTACTGCCTATCATCGAACAGTTTTTGAAAAATGATCTGCAGATCGTGATTGTCGGTACTGGCGATCCGGTTTTAGCGAGTCAATTGAAAGAGCTATCAGCGCTTCACTCAGATAAGTTCTCGTTCGTGGAAGCGTACAATAATGAACTTGCGCACTTGGTTGAAGCAGGCTCTGATTTCTTCTTGATGCCTTCGGAATTTGAACCGTGTGGCTTAAACCAAATCTACAGCATGGCTTACGGTACTTTGCCGATTGTTCGTTCTGTGGGAGGTTTAAAAGACAGCGTGAATGATTACGATGAGGATCCTGAAGTCGCGACTGGGTTTGCTTTTGAAGAGCCAACACCGCAAGCGTTATTGGCTGTGTTACATCGTTCATTACTGCTTTACGCACAAAACCCATCTGAAATTAAGCGTGTTCAGCTTTATGCGATGCAGCAAGATTTTAGTTGGGAAGATGCGGCTAAAGAATACCTAGCTATGTACCATTCAGCATTTTAA
- a CDS encoding alpha/beta fold hydrolase has product MSESLLFHKTFTHPTSDEWVVFVHGAGGSSSIWFKQIKAYKQHFNLLLIDLRGHGKSDNILKGLISNRYTFKSVTLDILKVLDHLKIRSAHFVGMSLGTIIVRNVAELAAGRVRSMVLGGAVTKLNTRSQVLIKLGNLSKHIIPYMWLYSLFAYVVMPQKSQKESRHLFIREAKKLCQKEFKRWFILTADVNPLMKYFKDRELPIPTLYLMGERDYMFIKPVKEMVAAHESSELVEIPNCGHVCNVENPEEFNQRSIAFIQKQIQ; this is encoded by the coding sequence ATGTCTGAGAGTTTACTATTTCATAAAACATTTACTCACCCGACGAGCGATGAGTGGGTTGTATTTGTGCATGGCGCAGGAGGCAGTTCCTCCATCTGGTTCAAGCAGATCAAAGCGTATAAACAGCATTTCAACTTACTTCTCATTGATCTGAGAGGGCACGGTAAATCAGACAATATACTTAAAGGGCTGATTTCGAATCGTTATACGTTCAAATCGGTGACGCTTGATATTCTTAAAGTGTTAGACCATCTTAAGATCCGTTCTGCACATTTCGTCGGTATGTCTTTGGGCACGATTATTGTGCGTAACGTTGCAGAGCTCGCGGCTGGCCGTGTACGTTCAATGGTACTGGGTGGTGCTGTCACTAAGCTAAACACTCGCTCTCAAGTCTTAATCAAGTTGGGTAACCTCAGCAAGCACATCATTCCTTATATGTGGTTGTACAGCCTTTTTGCTTATGTTGTGATGCCACAAAAGAGTCAGAAAGAATCGCGTCACCTGTTTATCCGCGAAGCTAAAAAGCTGTGCCAGAAAGAGTTTAAGCGCTGGTTTATCTTAACGGCTGATGTAAACCCCTTGATGAAATATTTTAAAGATAGAGAGCTACCAATACCGACTCTTTATTTGATGGGTGAACGTGACTACATGTTTATTAAGCCTGTGAAAGAAATGGTCGCAGCGCATGAGTCGAGCGAGCTAGTAGAGATTCCGAATTGTGGGCACGTATGTAACGTGGAAAACCCTGAAGAGTTTAATCAGCGTTCGATTGCGTTTATTCAAAAACAAATTCAGTGA
- a CDS encoding DUF2007 domain-containing protein, with translation MKIFSASNPTEAHIICGLLESENIACEVRGEGLFGLKGEIPFTEETDPYVWLYEPKLASKARMLVNDYQKQQDSIIYEEWRCGKCHEVNEAQFGSCWQCGAASPE, from the coding sequence ATGAAAATCTTCAGTGCATCGAATCCGACAGAAGCTCATATCATCTGTGGATTATTAGAAAGCGAGAATATTGCCTGTGAAGTCCGTGGTGAGGGGTTGTTCGGATTGAAGGGGGAAATCCCATTCACTGAAGAAACTGACCCTTACGTATGGTTATATGAGCCAAAATTGGCCAGTAAAGCTCGCATGCTAGTAAATGACTACCAAAAGCAGCAAGATTCGATCATCTATGAAGAGTGGCGTTGTGGTAAGTGTCATGAAGTCAACGAAGCGCAGTTCGGTTCTTGCTGGCAGTGCGGTGCTGCCTCACCTGAATAG
- a CDS encoding TVP38/TMEM64 family protein yields the protein MSKKMILGIVLVVTIVLLGINFGQYLTLENAKAQQAVLNDYIDSNFIAAAAIYFVAYVMITAFSIPGAAVVTLLGAALFGFWNSLLLVSFASAIGATLAFLSSRYLLRDWIQTKFGDKLATINKGVEKDGAFYLFSLRLIPVFPFFLINLLMGLTPMSVSRYYITSQIGMLPGTAVFLNAGTQLAEIDSLSGIVSPSVLLSFALLGIFPIVAKWLMGKFRSTPVAE from the coding sequence ATGAGTAAGAAAATGATATTGGGTATTGTGTTGGTCGTAACCATCGTGTTGTTAGGCATCAATTTCGGCCAGTACCTAACGCTTGAAAATGCTAAGGCCCAACAAGCTGTGTTAAATGACTACATTGACAGCAACTTTATTGCGGCTGCCGCTATCTATTTTGTCGCGTATGTAATGATTACGGCTTTCTCCATTCCAGGTGCCGCTGTTGTGACCCTATTAGGGGCCGCGCTATTTGGCTTCTGGAACAGCTTGCTGCTGGTATCTTTCGCAAGTGCGATCGGTGCTACTTTAGCCTTCTTAAGTAGCCGTTACCTGTTACGTGACTGGATTCAAACCAAGTTTGGTGACAAATTGGCGACGATTAACAAGGGGGTTGAAAAAGACGGCGCATTTTACCTGTTTTCTCTGCGTCTGATTCCTGTATTCCCATTTTTCCTTATCAACCTATTGATGGGTCTAACACCGATGTCAGTGAGTCGTTACTACATTACGAGTCAAATCGGGATGTTACCGGGGACGGCGGTTTTCTTGAATGCTGGTACTCAGCTCGCAGAAATTGATTCACTTTCGGGCATCGTCTCCCCTTCAGTACTATTGTCATTTGCGTTATTGGGGATATTCCCAATAGTGGCTAAATGGTTGATGGGTAAGTTTCGTTCAACGCCCGTAGCTGAATAA
- a CDS encoding TfoX/Sxy family DNA transformation protein: protein MDKPILKDSMKLFESLGKIKSRSMFGGFGLFADDTMFALVVNDQLHIRADKGTTKQFEQQGFQPYVYKKRGFPVVTKYFALPEGLWQDQEKILQLATTSLGFAKEEKAEQSSAKPTRLKDLPNLRLATERMLKKAGIDSVERLYESGSVNAFNAIKESHASSVSIELLWALEGAINGTHWSVIPQQRREELINRVN, encoded by the coding sequence ATGGATAAACCGATACTAAAGGACTCGATGAAGTTATTTGAGTCCCTAGGAAAAATAAAATCACGCTCAATGTTTGGTGGCTTCGGTCTTTTTGCTGATGACACTATGTTTGCTCTGGTTGTAAATGACCAGTTGCACATACGCGCAGACAAAGGCACAACGAAACAATTCGAACAACAAGGGTTTCAACCGTACGTCTACAAAAAACGTGGTTTCCCTGTCGTTACTAAATATTTCGCTTTACCTGAAGGCCTCTGGCAAGACCAAGAGAAAATCTTGCAGCTTGCAACCACGTCTCTAGGTTTTGCTAAAGAAGAAAAAGCTGAGCAGTCTTCTGCTAAGCCGACCCGACTCAAAGATCTGCCTAATCTTCGACTCGCTACCGAGCGTATGTTGAAAAAGGCAGGGATCGATTCTGTAGAACGTTTATATGAATCTGGCTCTGTAAACGCATTTAACGCCATCAAAGAATCGCATGCGTCTTCTGTCAGTATTGAACTACTTTGGGCGCTAGAAGGCGCGATCAATGGTACACATTGGTCTGTTATACCGCAGCAGCGTCGCGAAGAGCTTATCAATCGCGTCAATTAA
- the purR gene encoding HTH-type transcriptional repressor PurR, whose translation MATIKDVARLAGVSTTTVSHVINKTRFVAEATQEKVNKAVDELNYAPSAVARSLKCNTTRTIGMLVTQSTNLFFSEVIDGVESYCYRQGYTLILCNTGGIYEKQRDYIRMLAEKRVDGILVMCSDLTEELREMLDRHADIPKVIMDWGPESSQADKIIDNSEEGGYLATKYLIERGHSKIACLSGHLDKAACVERIAGYKRALNEAKISADENMIIEGNFECDTAVLAAEQIVEMEDRPTAVFCFNDTMALGLMSRLQEKGIRIPEDISVIGYDNIELAEYFSPPLTTVHQPKRRVGKNAFEILLERIKDKDHEKRVFEMHPEIVERSTVKTLN comes from the coding sequence ATGGCCACTATAAAAGATGTCGCTCGCTTAGCCGGCGTATCAACAACAACCGTTTCTCACGTAATCAATAAAACTCGCTTTGTTGCAGAAGCAACTCAAGAAAAAGTAAACAAAGCCGTAGATGAACTGAACTATGCACCAAGTGCTGTTGCTCGTAGCTTGAAATGTAATACAACACGCACTATCGGCATGCTAGTGACTCAATCAACTAACCTATTCTTCTCTGAAGTTATCGATGGTGTTGAGAGCTACTGCTACCGTCAAGGTTACACTTTGATCCTGTGTAATACGGGCGGTATCTATGAGAAGCAACGTGACTACATTCGAATGCTTGCAGAGAAACGTGTAGATGGCATCTTAGTTATGTGTTCTGACCTAACTGAAGAACTAAGAGAGATGTTAGACCGTCACGCTGACATCCCTAAAGTTATCATGGACTGGGGCCCTGAGAGCTCTCAGGCTGATAAGATCATCGATAACTCTGAAGAAGGTGGCTACCTAGCGACCAAATACCTTATTGAACGCGGTCACTCTAAGATTGCATGTTTAAGTGGCCACTTAGACAAAGCAGCATGTGTTGAACGTATTGCCGGTTACAAGCGTGCACTTAACGAAGCTAAGATTTCTGCCGATGAAAATATGATCATCGAAGGTAACTTCGAGTGTGATACGGCTGTTCTTGCTGCAGAACAAATCGTTGAGATGGAAGATCGTCCAACGGCGGTATTCTGCTTTAACGACACAATGGCACTCGGCTTAATGAGCCGCCTGCAAGAAAAAGGCATTCGCATTCCAGAAGATATCTCAGTGATCGGTTACGACAACATCGAACTGGCTGAATACTTCTCTCCGCCGCTAACGACCGTTCACCAACCAAAGCGTCGTGTTGGTAAGAATGCATTCGAAATTCTATTAGAGCGCATCAAAGACAAAGACCACGAAAAACGCGTCTTCGAAATGCACCCTGAAATTGTTGAACGAAGTACAGTTAAAACGTTAAATTAA
- the torD gene encoding molecular chaperone TorD: MKDTKAFNEQRAEIYWWLSSLFAKELTQEELDHYHSVEIRSFLTGLGENETLKPAIDKLVDALNRLQTREDAQLELSADFCDLFLKTDKHGALPYASMYIGETGLLNDKPAKDMEEIMAKHNLVVNQDLKEPADHIAIELDFLGNLIIRSNETDIEEELENSFAVQQQFIDQQLLTWVPKFNVKCHDVDEFGFYASVSSLLLAFCQLDTQYLAGE, translated from the coding sequence ATGAAAGATACGAAAGCGTTCAACGAGCAAAGAGCAGAAATATACTGGTGGCTATCAAGCTTATTTGCCAAAGAGCTCACTCAAGAAGAACTCGATCACTACCACTCTGTTGAAATTCGTTCTTTCCTAACTGGTTTAGGCGAAAATGAAACACTAAAGCCAGCGATTGATAAGTTAGTGGATGCGCTGAACCGTCTACAAACACGTGAAGATGCCCAGCTAGAACTGTCTGCAGACTTTTGCGACCTTTTCTTAAAGACAGATAAACACGGCGCTCTTCCTTACGCTTCTATGTATATCGGCGAAACTGGCCTTTTGAATGATAAGCCAGCAAAAGATATGGAAGAGATCATGGCTAAGCACAACTTAGTTGTGAACCAAGATCTAAAAGAGCCAGCAGACCACATTGCTATCGAACTCGATTTCCTTGGTAACTTGATCATTCGTTCAAACGAAACGGATATTGAAGAAGAGCTAGAGAATTCATTTGCCGTTCAACAGCAGTTTATCGACCAACAACTGCTGACTTGGGTACCAAAGTTCAACGTGAAATGTCATGACGTTGATGAATTCGGTTTCTACGCTAGTGTCTCATCTTTGCTACTCGCATTCTGTCAATTAGACACTCAATATTTAGCTGGTGAATAG
- the torR gene encoding two-component system response regulator TorR, producing the protein MSYHVLVVEDDVVTRSKLVGYFQNEGYTVSEAESGAQMRNVLEENNVDLIMLDINLPGEDGLMLTRELRSQSDIGIILVTGRTDSIDKIVGLEMGADDYVTKPFELRELLVRVKNLLWRISAARKTAAGAVEETSDESVVRFGEWTFDIPRRALSKNGEPVKLTKAEYELLVALSSYPNQVLSRERILNMISHRVDAPNDRTIDVLIRRMRAKMEFDPKNPQIFVTVHGEGYMFAGD; encoded by the coding sequence ATGAGCTATCACGTATTAGTCGTAGAAGATGATGTGGTAACCCGCAGTAAACTGGTTGGATACTTCCAGAACGAGGGTTACACAGTGAGCGAAGCAGAAAGCGGCGCTCAAATGAGAAACGTGTTAGAAGAAAACAACGTTGACCTCATTATGCTGGACATCAACTTACCAGGCGAAGATGGATTGATGCTAACTCGCGAATTACGCAGTCAATCAGACATTGGAATTATTTTAGTTACTGGACGCACGGATAGCATCGACAAAATCGTAGGCCTTGAAATGGGCGCTGACGATTACGTTACTAAACCCTTCGAACTTCGCGAGTTATTAGTTCGAGTAAAAAACCTACTTTGGCGTATCTCTGCCGCTCGTAAAACAGCTGCGGGCGCAGTAGAAGAAACATCAGATGAGTCTGTGGTTCGTTTTGGTGAGTGGACATTTGATATTCCTCGTCGTGCGTTAAGCAAAAACGGCGAACCGGTGAAACTGACCAAAGCAGAATACGAACTGCTAGTGGCTTTGTCCTCTTACCCTAACCAAGTATTAAGCCGCGAACGTATTCTGAATATGATCAGCCACCGAGTGGACGCGCCTAATGACCGTACTATCGACGTACTGATTCGTCGTATGCGTGCAAAAATGGAGTTCGATCCTAAGAACCCACAAATTTTTGTGACGGTTCACGGTGAAGGTTACATGTTCGCTGGTGATTGA